The following proteins come from a genomic window of Panicum hallii strain FIL2 chromosome 8, PHallii_v3.1, whole genome shotgun sequence:
- the LOC112903278 gene encoding dirigent protein 1-like — MAALSNSLIFLCFLLLPGVLAFAGPHGESYPCPYDCPPQKETHLHMYLHQFPAWANVTNPNEVAWQGWVADHWLLTKGPDPNNNIVGRARGFHLLTGETSKDWYISHIYVFQDDRFAGSTIQVLGMLDGEWSIIGGTQAFYNARGYIKYKEIPSTMSSITDIVRELDVHIFTPDTSTAVHGIAVSI, encoded by the exons ATGGCGGCTCTCTCCAACTCCTTGATCTTTCTGTGCTTCCTCTTGCTGCCTGGGGTCCTGGCTTTTGCAGGTCCCCATGGAGAAAGTTATCCATGTCCATATGATTGTCCACCACAGAAGGAGACTCACCTACACATGTACTTGCACCAATTCCCTGCTTGGGCAAATGTCACAAACCCTAATGAAGTAGCTTGGCAAGGATGGGTTGCTGACCACTGGTTGCTAACAAAGGGACCAGATCCCAATAACAATATAGTCGGGCGCGCGAGAGGCTTCCATTTGTTAACTGGTGAAACCAGCAAGGACTGGTACATTTCTCACATCTACGTATTCCAGGACGACAG GTTTGCAGGTTCCACAATTCAAGTTTTAGGGATGCTTGATGGTGAGTGGTCAATTATTGGTGGCACCCAAGCCTTCTATAATGCACGTGGCTACATAAAATACAAAGAAATCCCGAGTACCATGAGTAGTATCACTGATATTGTACGAGAGCTTGATGTTCATATATTTACTCCCGACACTTCAACAGCG GTTCATGGTATTGCTGTGTCTATTTGA